A window of the Zeugodacus cucurbitae isolate PBARC_wt_2022May chromosome 4, idZeuCucr1.2, whole genome shotgun sequence genome harbors these coding sequences:
- the LOC128921662 gene encoding uncharacterized protein LOC128921662, with product MLADALPTVPPTNRCKRPRNGAEKQAQWKSTYSINCGRGHILEAPTPLANELRDTSNNTKPEREVNPEHKTKKRSGAARRAARKRRLLEAGIGSLASAGNPENNQTPRSEEEVQTPEDTISFKRTKYEATSQVSNEGASNSPTTPKTVTRDIVTSSGEEKAKRSSAETNNHFNYAVIDAERPGGSMSGEQQTKFEAAFSDGLMDLILSSSSDRSVFKIDTARFEKGVFRLAINTVEDVEAIRSMVEALPQLWDKSKLRLVSDEDVPRLQKPISSSKERCQ from the exons ATGCTCGCCGATGCGCTCCCTACAGTGCCGCCAACTAACCGTTGCAAACGCCCTCGAAATGGAGCTGAAAAACAAGCGCAA TGGAAATCCACCTACAGCATCAACTGTGGCAGGGGCCACATTCTGGAGGCCCCAACCCCGCTCGCAAATGAACTAAGAGATACGTCAAACAATACAAAACCAGAAAGAGAAGTAAACCCTGAACACAAAACTAAGAAACGTTCCGGGGCCGCTAGGCGTGCAGCACGTAAACGACGCTTATTAGAAGCTGGAATTGGTTCACTGGCAAGTGCTGGTAATCCCGAAAACAATCAAACTCCACGCTCTGAAGAAGAAGTTCAAACTCCGGAGGACACTATATCCTTTAAGAGAACAAAATATGAAGCCACTAGCCAGGTGTCGAATGAGGGCGCTAGCAATAGTCCCACAACTCCAAAGaccgttacgagggatattgtCACCTCTAGTGGTGAGGAAAAAGCTAAGAGATCAAGCGCGGAGACGAACAATCACTTTAACTACGCCGTTATCGATGCAGAGAGACCGGGAGGCAGCATGTCGGGCGAGCAGCAGACTAAGTTTGAGGCGGCGTTCAGTGATGGTCTAATGGATCTAATCCTGTCGTCGTCCTCGGATAGGTCTGTCTTCAAAATCGATACTGCACGCTTCGAGAAAGGTGTTTTTCGGCTGGCCATAAACACCGTCGAAGATGTGGAAGCCATTCGTTCCATGGTGGAGGCTCTTCCACAGTTATGGGATAAATCCAAGCTACGCCTTGTGAGTGACGAAGATGTCCCCAGACTACAAAAACCCATATCTTCATCAAAGGAAAGATGTCAGTAA
- the LOC105212527 gene encoding uncharacterized protein LOC105212527 has protein sequence MEPQQLKIRDYKPYKKLTLGQRIQVIKAYACIPNYRQLAIHFGCSQMQIKSIMASKDELLQSYERKRAKNLSTVEDNSNEAKIELLGKVVFEFLLRALNLRMSTDATAIRRKALEVKEALGIENFTPNDAWLHAFKLKQNRLDHMQMMEQLEHDMDRRRSLDCNDIIAYVREQEREEQRKLLAEDERIAMLSKAYEELCKSDNVEGAKTKGKTANEATTTKPQRQLKDSIEALFMSIMSDVKKSSVETSRTKLRTYERVKQQEPAEINIKTEAAEESLVSIVKVETTDISDNNSMTTQKPTTKHKQRNARISNYKEALRYLRVLENFVMTEENYSALSLITQLEYIFRNAVDSNT, from the coding sequence ATGGAGCCGCAACAGCTGAAGATACGCGATTACAAGCCCTATAAGAAGCTCACTCTCGGTCAACGCATACAAGTGATTAAGGCCTACGCATGCATACCGAACTATCGACAATTGGCCATACATTTCGGCTGTAGTCAAATGCAGATCAAGAGTATTATGGCCAGCAAGGATGAACTGCTGCAAAGTTATGAGCGTAAACGTGCGAAAAACCTCAGCACCGTGGAGGACAATTCGAATGAGGCGAAAATCGAATTACTCGGCAAGGTAGTCTTTGAGTTTCTGCTGCGCGCACTCAATCTACGCATGTCAACCGATGCGACGGCCATACGACGCAAAGCGTTGGAGGTGAAAGAGGCACTGGGCATTGAGAATTTCACACCGAACGATGCCTGGTTGCATGCTTTCAAACTAAAGCAGAATCGCTTGGATCACATGCAGATGATGGAACAATTGGAGCACGATATGGATAGACGACGTTCATTGGATTGCAATGATATTATTGCTTATGTGCGCGAGCAGGAGCGTGAGGAGCAGCGCAAGTTGTTGGCCGAAGATGAACGCATTGCTATGCTGAGTAAAGCGTATGAGGAGTTGTGTAAAAGTGATAATGTGGAAGGTGCGAAAACTAAAGGGAAAACTGCTAACGAAGCCACTACAACAAAACCCCAAAGACAGCTGAAAGACAGTATCGAAGCACTTTTTATGAGCATAATGTCAGATGTGAAAAAGTCAAGCGTGGAAACGTCTCGGACAAAATTGAGAACATATGAGCGTGTGAAGCAGCAGGAACCCGCTGAAATCAATATAAAAACAGAAGCTGCGGAGGAGAGCTTAGTGTCCATAGTAAAAGTTGAAACCACCGATATTAGCGATAACAACAGTATGACAACTCAAAAACCAACAACCAAACATAAGCAACGTAACGCGCGTATAAGTAACTATAAGGAGGCGCTGCGTTATTTAAGAGTTTTAGAGAATTTCGTCATGACTGAGGAGAACTATAGCGCGCTTAGCTTGATAACACAATTGGAGTATATATTTAGGAATGCGGTCGATTCGAATACTTAA
- the LOC105212492 gene encoding uncharacterized protein LOC105212492, translating into MAKDTISLRNKSIPEISKKKSVKDYIDIDQTVLEPSPQRIRNILTLEERVAAIEAYDCRPMYTKVAKMFNCSWEQIKNIIANRDAIMEFYMATRSAETQNDSNRLELRSRKIRFLGECLYEYIQRAQFHTKAHITEELLRMKAIEFRDIIQIDNFMPNKAWINHFKATYNFSLSNRQITITRTPPTSLDLKDIMTYCTKNKAKVEASSPGAVEDRESDLYRTATRIAISGENEAALQEMKQRRLRKINFLKKSLFEYWQRARHHHKMRMNENSLRKVAFELKEMLKIDNFYPDKEWLTQYITVIYPTMLKQAQDTRPPPLSLDLKDILSYCSRQDNKKQAPSTITLAPKEATQQWETAQQAATTSATTTTPLVQIHTFNLRRSDEGVKQAGATTSTKPTTTTTLTSVTKIKEEVIDLDADEEEQDVKPNLNELLPPPPSPSPTKTTAPAVETNKRRSTPTPPATTPTIQNGQQQRATKVTTPHAAQLPVLRVVSLSELVPPLAPLPTATSPVTLPPTQAKEQTQTTSLQRKRPSSETSFTHQPLKIQKIESIGAQIAEQPAHSPGHWSEHSDREEEELPKHVTNYTDALKLLKPLEEFAMLEENYRVIGLISQLEEIFKHPPPKEDN; encoded by the exons ATGGCTAAG GACACAATTTCACTGAGGAATAAGTCGATACCGGAGATCAGCAAGAAAAAG AGTGTCAAGGACTACATCGACATCGATCAAACCGTATTGGAACCGAGTCCGCAACGCATACGCAACATATTGACGCTGGAGGAGCGCGTCGCCGCCATCGAGGCGTACGATTGTCGGCCGATGTACACGAAAGTGGCGAAAATGTTCAACTGCAGTTGGGAGCAAATCAAGAATATAATCGCCAATCGTGATGCCATTATGGAATTCTATATGGCCACACGTAGCGCTGAAACGCAAAACGATTCCAATCGGCTGGAGTTGCGTTCGCGTAAAATACGCTTTCTCGGCGAGTGTCTGTACGAGTACATACAGCGTGCACAATTTCACACGAAAGCGCACATAACGGAGGAGCTGTTGCGCATGAAAGCCATCGAATTTCGTGATATTATACAAATCGATAATTTCATGCCGAACAAGGCGTGGATCAATCACTTTAAGGCGACCTACAATTTTTCGCTGTCAAATCGACAAATCACAATCACACGCACACCACCCACCTCGCTGGATCTCAAGGATATCATGACCTATTGCACGAAGAATAAAGCGAAAGTGGAGGCGTCGAGTCCAGGTGCGGTTGAGGATAGAGAATCCGATCTATATCGCACTGCGACGCGCATCGCTATCTCTGGCGAGAACGAAGCCGCTTTGCAGGAGATGAAACAGCGACGCTTGCGCAAGATCAACTTCCTCAAGAAGTCGCTTTTCGAGTATTGGCAGCGCGCCAGGCATCACCACAAGATGCGCATGAATGAGAATTCGTTGCGCAAAGTCGCTTTCGAATTGAAAGAGATGTTGAAAATCGACAATTTCTATCCGGATAAGGAGTGGTTGACGCAGTACATTACGGTCATATATCCCACAATGCTCAAACAGGCACAGGATACGCGGCCGCCGCCATTATCGCTCGATTTGAAGGACATACTGAGCTACTGCAGCCGGCAGGATAATAAGAAGCAAGCGCCCAGCACCATAACGCTCGCGCCGAAGGAGGCAACACAGCAATGGGAGACAGCGCAACAGGCGGCAACAACatccgctacaacaacaacaccgctaGTGCAAATTCACACCTTCAATCTGCGACGCAGCGATGAAGGTGTCAAGCAGGCTGGCGCCACAACAAGCACtaaacctacaacaacaacaacactaacgtCAGTgacaaaaatcaaagaagaagtTATAGATCTGGATGCGGATGAGGAGGAGCAGGATGTGAAACCTAACTTAAATGAACTcttgccaccaccaccatcaccatCGCCTACAAAAACAACTGCACCAGCTGTTGAAACTAATAAACGCCGCAGCACACCAACACCACCTGCCACCACGCCCACCATACAAAAtggacaacaacaacgcgcGACGAAAGTCACCACACCACATGCCGCGCAGTTGCCGGTTTTAAGGGTTGTGAGCTTAAGTGAATTGGTGCCACCGCTCGCTCCGCTACCAACAGCTACGTCGCCAGTCACCTTACCACCCACACAAGCCAAggaacaaacacaaacaacaagttTACAGCGTAAGCGCCCAAGCAGCGAGACGAGCTTCACACATCAACCTTTGAAGATACAAAAAATCGAATCGATTGGCGCGCAAATTGCCGAGCAACCAGCACATAGTCCTGGTCACTGGTCGGAGCATAGCGATCGCGAGGAGGAGGAGTTGCCCAAACACGTAACGAATTACACGGACGCGTTGAAGCTGTTGAAGCCGCTGGAGGAATTCGCGATGCTGGAGGAAAACTATCGTGTGATCGGTTTAATATCACAGCTCGAAGAGATCTTCAAGCATCCACCGCCGAAGGAAGATAACTAA